A segment of the Candidatus Andeanibacterium colombiense genome:
TCATCCGCCTTGCGTGGAGCAGATCGTCGAGTTTCACGAAAATCGGCATCACACGGTTCCTTCCAGATCGTCGCGCATCTCGGCGCCCTTGCGGAAGACGCGGGCGAGGATGAACAGGACCAGGGCCAGGCCGATGCCGGTGAGCGAGAAATCCGTCGTGACCGAGAAGGTCCCTTCCACCAGTTGCGGCTTGAGCCATTCCGACAGCAGCATCGCCGGCAGCTCAACCAGCTGGATCGCGATCGCGGTCCACGCCATCCGGGACAGACGGCCGGCGTTGGCGGCGGTGAACGGATCGCCCTGGCCGACCGTGTCGATGATCTGCGCGAGGCGGGTGACGAAATCGTACGCGAGGGTGAGGCTGACCATGGTGAACAGCAGCACCACCAGCACCGCGCCGGTGACGTCGTTACGCGCGGCACCCGCGACCACGATCTTGATGGTTTCCGGCGGGACGCCGCCATTGATAACGGTGATCGCGGCGACGATCCCGATCAGGGCCATGGCCAGCGCCAGGACCACGCGGATCAGGATCGTGCCGAGCTTGGCGGTGACCAGCAGGATGTCCCTTCGGGGCAGGCCGTCGGTGGTCCAGGTTTCATCTTTGGGCATGGCTGTCCTCCGTTGTCTGTCGAGCGCGCGTTTACGCGAGTGTCGCTATGATGGCCGCCGGGTGCTCGGCGGGAACGATGGCATAGGCCATTGCGGTGAAGGTGAGCGCCAGCGCTGCAAGAGCGGCGACGGCGTTGTTCAGGTTCCGGGTCATTTATCGATCTCCACTATGTGCGATATCGATATTCAATAAGGCGATTCGCGCATATCGTCAATCGATAATATCGAATAACGATAATTCTGTCCGCAGGCGGGTGCCGCGCGAGGATTTGTGCGGTGCCGGCCTTTGACATTCCGGGGCCCGCGCCCTATATGCGCCCCTGTCAGATCGCTTCGAGCAAGGCAGTCCCTGCGCGGGGGACCACCCAGGAAGGAAGCGCTGGCTTTCCATAGTCGCGACGCAAGCTGCAGCAGCGGCCCCGGTGGGGCGCGTTTGCCTGCGGCTTTTCGGCGTCCGATATGGGCCACGCGCGTGTGGCGAAATTCAGCCGGCGTGAACAGGCGCCGGCCAATACGAAAGAGGCATATCCTCCTATGGCGACCAAGGCGAAGGCTCCGGCCGGCAGCGCGAAAAAGCGCATCCGCAAGATTTTCGGCGACATCCACGAAGTGGTGCAGATGCCGAATCTGATCGAGGTGCAGCGCGAAAGCTACGAGCAGTTCCTGCGCTCCGACCCGAAGACCGGTTATGTCTCGGGCCTTGAGAAGACGCTACGCTCGGTCTTCCCGATCCGCGACTTCGCCGGCACCGCCGAGCTCGACTTCGTCCATTACGAACTCGAGGATCCGAAGTACGACACCACCGAATGCCGCCAGCGCGGCATTACCTATGCGGCGCCGATGAAGGTGACGCTGCGCCTGATCGTGTTCGAAGTGGACACCGAGACCGAGACCCGCTCGGTCCTCGATATCAAGGAGCAGGACGTCTACATGGGCGACATGCCGCTCATGACCGAGAACGGCACCTTCATCATCAACGGCACCGAGCGCGTGATCGTGTCGCAGATGCACCGTTCGCCGGGTGTGCTGTTCGACCATGACCGCGGCAAGACCCACTCCTCGGGCAAGTTCCTGTTCGCTGCCCGCGTGATCCCCTATCGCGGTTCGTGGCTCGATTTCGAATTCGACGCGAAGGACATCGTGAACGTCCGCATCGACCGCAAGCGCAAGCTGCCGGTGACCTCGCTGCTCTATTCGCTGGGCCTCGATAGTGAGCAGATGCTCAACTATTTCTACAACACCATCGCATGGGAACGCGCGAAGGACGGGTGGAAGATCCCGTTCGTGGCCGAGCAATGGCGCGGCCAGAAGCCGACCTTCGCGCTGGTCGATGCGAAGACCGGCGAGGAAGTGTTCCCCGCCAACCAGAAGATCAGCCCCCGCGCCGCCAACAAGGCGCAGAAGGACGGCCTCGGCGACCTGCTGATCCCGACCGAGGAAATCTTCGGCCATTACGCCGCCAACGACATGATCGACGAATCGACCGGCCGCATCTGGATCGAGGCGGGCGACGAAGTTTCGCCCGAGAACCTCGACCTGCTCGACAAGGCCGGGATCGACCGGCTCCAGCTGCTCGACATCGACCACGTCAACACCGGCCCGTGGATCCGCAACACGCTGCAGGTCGACAAGGCCGAGAACCGCGACGAGGGCCTTGAGGCGATCTACAAGGTCATGCGCCCGGGCGAGCCGCCGACGAAGGAAACCGCCGAAGCCTTGTTCGAAGGCCTGTTCTTCGACAGCGATCGCTACGACCTCTCGGCCGTCGGCCGCGTGAAGCTGAACATGCGCCTCGGCCTCGATGCCGAGGACACCGTCACCACCCTGCGCGCCGAGGACATCCTCGCCGTGGTCAAGGAACTGGTGAACCTCAAGGACGGCAAGGGCGAAGTCGATGACATCGACAACCTCGGCAACCGCCGCGTGCGTTCGGTGGGCGAATTGCTCGAGAACCAGTACCGCGTCGGCCTGCTGCGCATGGAGCGCGCCGTTAAGGAGCGGATGAGCTCGGTCGACGTGTCGACCGTGATGCCGAACGACCTGATCAACGCGAAGCCCGCGGTTGCCGCGGTGCGCGAGTTCTTCGGTTCCTCGCAGCTCTCGCAGTTCATGGATCAGACCAACCCGCTGTCCGAAGTCACCCACAAGCGCCGCGTTTCGGCGCTCGGGCCGGGCGGCCTCACGCGTGAGCGCGCGGGCTTCGAAGTCCGCGACGTTCACCCGACCCACTATGGCCGGATCTGCCCGATCGAAACGCCGGAAGGCCCGAACATCGGCCTGATCAACTCGCTCGCGAGCTTCAGCCGCGTGAACAAGTACGGCTTCATCGAGACCCCGTACCGCAAGGTGATCGACGGCAAAGTGACCGGCGACGTGACCTATCTCTCCGCGATGGAAGAGCAGAAGCACACGGTTGCGCAGGCATCGGCCGAACTCAACGAAGACGGCGGCTTCGCCGAGGATCTCGTGTCCGCGCGCGAGAACGGCGAATTCGTGATGGCCCAGCGCGAGAACGTCACGCTGATGGACGTTTCGCCCAAGCAGCTCGTTTCGGTCGCTGCGTCGCTGATTCCGTTCCTCGAAAACGATGACGCCAACCGCGCGCTGATGGGCTCCAACATGCAGCGTCAGGCGGTGCCGCTGGTTCGCGCCGAGGCGCCGTTCGTCGGCACCGGCATGGAAGAAACCGTCGCGCGCGATTCGGGCGCGGCGATTTCCGCGCTGCGCAGCGGCGTGGTCGATCAGGTCGATGCCAGCCGTATCGTGATCCGCGCTTCGGGCGATATCGAGGCCGGCAAGTCGGGCGTGGACATCTACACGCTGCAGAAGTTCCAGCGCTCGAACCAGAACACCTGCATCAACCAGCGTCCGCTGGTGAAGGTGGGCGACATCATCGAGGAAGGCGACATCCTCGCCGACGGGCCCTCGACCGATCTCGGCGAGCTCGCGCTCGGCCGCAACAGCCTCGTCGCGTTCATGCCGTGGAACGGCTACAACTACGAAGACTCGATCCTGATCTCCGAGCGCATCGTGAAGGACGATGTGTTCACCTCGATCCATATCGAGGAATTCGAGGTCATGGCGCGCGACACCAAGCTCGGGCCGGAAGACATCACCCGCGACATCCCGAACGTCGGCGAGGAAGCCCTGCGCAACCTCGACGAGGCCGGCATCGTCTATATCGGGGCGGAGGTCCATCCAGGTGACATTCTGGTCGGCAAGATCACGCCGAAGGGCGAAAGCCCGATGACGCCGGAAGAAAAGCTGCTCCGCGCGATCTTCGGCGAAAAGGCGAGCGACGTGCGCGACACGTCGCTGCGCCTGCCGCCGGGCGTTTCGGGCACGATCGTCGAAGTGCGCGTGTTCAACCGCCACGGCATCGAGATCGACGACCGTACCCGTGCGATCCAGAACGAGGAAATCGAGCGCCTCAAGAAGGATGCCGAGGACGAGCGCGCGATCCTCAACCGCGCGACCTACAACCGCCTGCGCGACATGCTGCTGGGCCAGGTCGCTTCGGCCGCTCCGAAGGGCGCCAAGAAGGGCACCGCGATCGACGAGGAACTGCTCGGCTCGGTCGACCGCCACGACTGGTTCAAGTTCGCGGTGGCCGACGATGCCCGCCAGAGCCAGCTGGAAGCCGTCAAGGCCCAGTATGACGAGGCGGTGAAGGTCATCAACGACAAGTTCGAGGACCGCCGCGAGAAGCTCGAGCGGGGCGACGAACTTGCCCCGGGCGTGCTCAAGATGGTCAAGGTCTTCGTCGCGGTGAAGCGCAAGCTGCAGCCGGGCGACAAGATGGCCGGCCGCCACGGCAACAAGGGTGTCATTTCGCGCATCCTGCCGTGCGAGGACATGCCGTTCCTCGAGGACGGCACCCATGTCGACATCGTGCTGAACCCGCTGGGCGTGCCTTCGCGCATGAACGTCGGGCAGATCTTCGAAACCCACCTCGGCCTTGCCGCGCGCGGTCTCGGCCAGCAGATCCAGGCGGCGCTCGAGGAATGGCGCGAAGCCAATCCCGATCCGGAGAAGGCTTCTCCGCCGAGCGCGCTGGTCGACAAGCTCAAGGACATCTACGGCCCGAACTACCATCAGGAAATCGATGCGCGTTCGACTGACGAAGTGATCGAGCTGGCCGGCAACCTCACCGCCGGCGTCCCGATGGGCACTCCGGTGTTCGACGGCGCGCGCGAGGCGGATGTCTCGGCGATGCTGGCGAAGGCCGGTTACGGCACTTCGGGCCAGGTGACGCTGTACGACGGCCGTACCGGCGAGGCGTTCGACCGCAAAGTGACCGTGGGCTACATCTACATGCTGAAGCTCCACCACCTTGTCGACGACAAGATCCACGCCCGTTCGATCGGCCCCTACTCGCTCGTCACGCAGCAGCCGCTGGGTGGTAAGGCGCAGTTCGGCGGCCAGCGCTTCGGCGAAATGGAGGTCTGGGCACTCCAGGCCTACGGCGCCGCCTACACGCTGCAGGAAATGCTCACGGTGAAGTCCGACGACGTGGTCGGTCGCACCAAGGTCTACGATGCGATCGTCAAGGGTGACGACACCTTCGAGGCCGGCATTCCGGAAAGCTTCAACGTGCTGGTGAAGGAAATGCGCAGCCTCGGCCTCAACGTCGAACTCTCGTCGCTGGTCGACGAGGACGAAGAGGGCGGAGACGGGATGCAGATCGCGGCCGAATAGGCCGCGGACAGCATCGCGCCGACCCAGAAATTGACCCTCTCAAGGGACTTAAAATATGAACGACCTGACCAAATTCACCAACCAGCTCGCGAAGCCGGAAACCTTCGACCAGATCCAGATCGGGATCGCCAGTCCCGAGCGGATCCGCTCGTGGTCCTTCGGCGAGATCAAGAAGCCCGAGACGATCAACTACCGCACCTTCAAGCCGGAGCGCGACGGGCTGTTCTGCGCGCGCATCTTCGGCCCGGTGAAGGATTACGAGTGCCTGTGCGGCAAGTACAAGCGCATGAAGTACAAGGGCGTGGTCTGCGAAAAGTGCGGCGTGGAAGTGACCGTCACCAAGGTCCGCCGCGAACGCATGGGCCATATCGAGCTGGCCGCGCCGGTCGCGCACATCTGGTTCCTCAAGAGCCTGCCGTCGCGCATCGGCCTGCTGCTCGACATGCAGCTCAAGCAGCTCGAGCGCGTGCTTTACTTCGAAAGCTACATCGTCACCGAGCCCGGCCTGA
Coding sequences within it:
- a CDS encoding DUF2975 domain-containing protein, translating into MPKDETWTTDGLPRRDILLVTAKLGTILIRVVLALAMALIGIVAAITVINGGVPPETIKIVVAGAARNDVTGAVLVVLLFTMVSLTLAYDFVTRLAQIIDTVGQGDPFTAANAGRLSRMAWTAIAIQLVELPAMLLSEWLKPQLVEGTFSVTTDFSLTGIGLALVLFILARVFRKGAEMRDDLEGTV
- the rpoB gene encoding DNA-directed RNA polymerase subunit beta encodes the protein MATKAKAPAGSAKKRIRKIFGDIHEVVQMPNLIEVQRESYEQFLRSDPKTGYVSGLEKTLRSVFPIRDFAGTAELDFVHYELEDPKYDTTECRQRGITYAAPMKVTLRLIVFEVDTETETRSVLDIKEQDVYMGDMPLMTENGTFIINGTERVIVSQMHRSPGVLFDHDRGKTHSSGKFLFAARVIPYRGSWLDFEFDAKDIVNVRIDRKRKLPVTSLLYSLGLDSEQMLNYFYNTIAWERAKDGWKIPFVAEQWRGQKPTFALVDAKTGEEVFPANQKISPRAANKAQKDGLGDLLIPTEEIFGHYAANDMIDESTGRIWIEAGDEVSPENLDLLDKAGIDRLQLLDIDHVNTGPWIRNTLQVDKAENRDEGLEAIYKVMRPGEPPTKETAEALFEGLFFDSDRYDLSAVGRVKLNMRLGLDAEDTVTTLRAEDILAVVKELVNLKDGKGEVDDIDNLGNRRVRSVGELLENQYRVGLLRMERAVKERMSSVDVSTVMPNDLINAKPAVAAVREFFGSSQLSQFMDQTNPLSEVTHKRRVSALGPGGLTRERAGFEVRDVHPTHYGRICPIETPEGPNIGLINSLASFSRVNKYGFIETPYRKVIDGKVTGDVTYLSAMEEQKHTVAQASAELNEDGGFAEDLVSARENGEFVMAQRENVTLMDVSPKQLVSVAASLIPFLENDDANRALMGSNMQRQAVPLVRAEAPFVGTGMEETVARDSGAAISALRSGVVDQVDASRIVIRASGDIEAGKSGVDIYTLQKFQRSNQNTCINQRPLVKVGDIIEEGDILADGPSTDLGELALGRNSLVAFMPWNGYNYEDSILISERIVKDDVFTSIHIEEFEVMARDTKLGPEDITRDIPNVGEEALRNLDEAGIVYIGAEVHPGDILVGKITPKGESPMTPEEKLLRAIFGEKASDVRDTSLRLPPGVSGTIVEVRVFNRHGIEIDDRTRAIQNEEIERLKKDAEDERAILNRATYNRLRDMLLGQVASAAPKGAKKGTAIDEELLGSVDRHDWFKFAVADDARQSQLEAVKAQYDEAVKVINDKFEDRREKLERGDELAPGVLKMVKVFVAVKRKLQPGDKMAGRHGNKGVISRILPCEDMPFLEDGTHVDIVLNPLGVPSRMNVGQIFETHLGLAARGLGQQIQAALEEWREANPDPEKASPPSALVDKLKDIYGPNYHQEIDARSTDEVIELAGNLTAGVPMGTPVFDGAREADVSAMLAKAGYGTSGQVTLYDGRTGEAFDRKVTVGYIYMLKLHHLVDDKIHARSIGPYSLVTQQPLGGKAQFGGQRFGEMEVWALQAYGAAYTLQEMLTVKSDDVVGRTKVYDAIVKGDDTFEAGIPESFNVLVKEMRSLGLNVELSSLVDEDEEGGDGMQIAAE